One Campylobacterota bacterium DNA segment encodes these proteins:
- a CDS encoding Fur family transcriptional regulator translates to MKHQELLKRHRLKATPQRIAIIELMHSAGHITIDELYRSILQKFASISLATLYKNIHSMMDVSLIREVKVAGYKTRYEIEKAQHAHVVCKECGELKDIPMNPSSLLKDPGFDMAGYKADDVSVVITGICPHCQAK, encoded by the coding sequence ATGAAACACCAAGAGCTCCTTAAACGTCACCGTCTCAAAGCGACGCCGCAACGTATCGCCATCATCGAGCTAATGCATTCGGCCGGTCACATCACCATTGATGAGCTCTACCGCTCCATTCTCCAAAAATTCGCCTCCATCTCCCTTGCCACCCTCTACAAAAACATCCACAGCATGATGGACGTGAGCCTGATACGGGAAGTCAAAGTGGCGGGGTACAAAACCCGCTACGAAATCGAAAAGGCGCAGCATGCCCACGTCGTCTGTAAAGAGTGCGGCGAACTCAAAGACATTCCGATGAATCCCTCGTCGCTTCTGAAAGATCCGGGATTTGACATGGCAGGGTACAAAGCCGACGACGTGTCGGTCGTGATCACGGGAATCTGCCCTCACTGTCAGGCCAAATAA
- a CDS encoding class II 3-deoxy-7-phosphoheptulonate synthase, with protein MNTWTRSSWRTKPIKQQPVYPDQTALEEVESVLRNYPPLVFAGEARMLKKSLADVCAGKAFLLQGGDCAESFSEFHATNIRDTFKVMMQMAVVMTFAGGVPVVKVGRLGGQFAKPRSSDTETVEGVTLPSYRGDIINGVEFSAEARIPDPQRMVQAYNQSAATLNLLRAFASGGLADLNQVHAWNLGFVGQNEMTKKYDELARQIDDSLRFMAACGIISENYRTLRETDFYTSHEALLLNYEEAFTRQDSLTGEWYDVSSHMLWIGDRTRQLDGAHVEFMRGIQNPIGVKAGPSMDPDDLVRLCDVLNPSNEAGRLNIIVRMGADKVAEGMPKLIRAIEREGKQVVWSCDPMHGNTITSNGYKTRPVDSVLREMKQFFQVHKAEGTYAGGVHLEMTGKNVTECLGGSFEITEENLKSRYHTHCDPRLNADQSLELAFLIADTLKEAHR; from the coding sequence ATGAATACGTGGACACGATCCAGCTGGAGAACAAAACCGATCAAGCAGCAGCCGGTCTATCCCGACCAGACCGCTTTGGAAGAGGTCGAATCCGTTCTGCGCAATTATCCTCCCCTTGTTTTCGCCGGTGAAGCGCGCATGTTGAAAAAAAGCCTCGCCGACGTATGTGCGGGGAAAGCGTTCCTGTTGCAGGGAGGCGACTGTGCCGAAAGCTTTTCGGAATTTCACGCCACCAACATCCGCGACACGTTCAAAGTGATGATGCAGATGGCGGTTGTCATGACCTTTGCCGGCGGGGTACCCGTCGTCAAGGTCGGACGTCTGGGCGGCCAGTTTGCCAAACCGCGTTCGTCCGATACCGAAACGGTGGAAGGTGTTACGCTTCCCAGCTACCGCGGGGACATCATCAACGGCGTCGAATTCAGCGCCGAAGCCCGGATTCCCGATCCGCAGCGTATGGTCCAGGCCTACAACCAGTCGGCGGCCACGCTGAACCTTCTGCGTGCGTTCGCGTCGGGGGGACTGGCCGATCTGAACCAGGTACATGCGTGGAATCTCGGATTCGTCGGGCAGAACGAAATGACCAAAAAATACGATGAGCTGGCCCGTCAGATCGACGATTCACTCCGTTTTATGGCGGCATGCGGAATCATTTCCGAAAATTACCGGACGCTCCGCGAAACCGATTTCTATACCTCCCACGAAGCGCTTCTGCTCAACTATGAGGAGGCGTTTACGCGTCAGGATTCGCTGACGGGTGAGTGGTATGACGTTTCGTCCCACATGCTCTGGATCGGTGACCGTACCCGCCAGCTTGACGGAGCACACGTCGAATTCATGCGCGGTATCCAGAACCCTATCGGGGTCAAGGCCGGTCCGTCGATGGACCCCGACGACCTCGTCCGCTTGTGCGACGTCCTCAACCCCTCGAACGAAGCGGGACGGCTGAACATCATCGTCCGGATGGGAGCCGATAAAGTTGCCGAAGGAATGCCCAAGCTGATCCGCGCGATCGAGCGGGAAGGAAAACAGGTCGTCTGGAGCTGCGATCCGATGCACGGCAACACGATTACGAGCAACGGCTACAAAACGCGCCCGGTCGATTCGGTTCTGCGGGAGATGAAACAGTTTTTCCAGGTACACAAAGCCGAAGGAACGTACGCGGGGGGAGTGCATCTCGAAATGACCGGTAAAAACGTCACCGAATGTCTGGGGGGATCGTTCGAGATCACCGAAGAGAATCTCAAAAGCCGTTATCACACCCACTGCGATCCGCGTCTTAACGCCGACCAGTCCCTCGAACTTGCATTCCTCATCGCCGATACGCTCAAAGAAGCGCATCGCTAA
- a CDS encoding GGDEF domain-containing protein, with amino-acid sequence MDNSRFNPFLLHFCKELSVRLESLSNNQATLASSEFSELAEAALHEVLESYSSGEFDLQQYRSEGTFEGYKELALQSITSYSQTNENFEKITADHGSLLAESQEEELINFDKITEKFNDIQSHLSDEVSRANQVISGLMEQVKTLEMKTTLDPLTKVYNRYALQEHLKPVLARENTHFDIFALMVDVDDFKRINDRFGHIAGDKVLIFIAKLLKKALREGDRVYRFGGEEFIILLNRTDEAGARLVGERLLSLCRNNKPLFQNQQIAVTLSIGLTQIVPNDTLDAIIERSDTALYRAKNNGKDRLETEF; translated from the coding sequence ATGGACAACAGCCGTTTCAACCCTTTCCTACTCCATTTTTGCAAAGAGCTCTCCGTTCGGCTGGAATCCCTGAGCAACAATCAGGCTACACTCGCTTCTTCCGAATTTTCCGAACTTGCCGAAGCCGCTTTGCATGAGGTACTCGAATCGTATTCATCGGGCGAGTTCGATCTCCAGCAGTACCGCTCCGAGGGGACTTTCGAAGGGTACAAAGAACTCGCGCTGCAAAGCATCACCTCGTATTCGCAAACCAATGAAAATTTCGAAAAGATCACGGCCGACCACGGTTCGCTGCTGGCCGAAAGCCAGGAAGAAGAACTGATCAATTTCGACAAAATCACCGAAAAGTTCAACGATATCCAGTCCCATCTCAGCGACGAAGTCTCACGCGCCAACCAGGTCATAAGCGGCCTGATGGAGCAGGTCAAAACCCTCGAGATGAAAACGACCCTCGATCCGCTCACCAAGGTTTACAACCGTTATGCCCTTCAGGAACATCTCAAGCCGGTACTTGCCCGGGAAAATACCCATTTCGACATTTTCGCCCTGATGGTCGACGTCGACGATTTCAAACGGATCAACGACCGCTTCGGCCACATCGCGGGGGACAAGGTACTCATTTTCATCGCCAAGCTTCTGAAAAAAGCGCTTCGCGAGGGGGACCGCGTCTACCGTTTCGGCGGGGAAGAGTTCATCATCCTTCTCAACCGAACCGACGAAGCGGGCGCCCGTCTCGTCGGCGAGCGCCTCCTTTCGCTGTGCCGTAACAACAAACCTTTGTTCCAGAACCAGCAGATTGCCGTCACCCTGAGCATCGGGCTGACGCAAATCGTGCCGAACGATACGCTCGATGCGATCATCGAACGTTCCGACACGGCACTCTACCGAGCTAAAAACAACGGCAAAGACCGCTTGGAAACGGAGTTTTGA
- a CDS encoding CvpA family protein, which translates to MDLNYFDVAVGSIVLLLGLKGLLNGFSKEVFGMVGIVGGVFVASHLGGIIGHFLSDTVFHFETATAINLMGFVFALGIFWLLMVALGSGFKRLSTLSGLGTLDQILGFVVGSSKFFFILSIIVYALFSVTAIRENFEEKMAHSFFYEPMMATGNFILHIETDDLKAILDANTSDANATDANATRDANQTNEER; encoded by the coding sequence ATGGATCTGAACTATTTTGACGTCGCGGTCGGCTCGATCGTTCTCCTGCTCGGGCTCAAAGGGCTTCTAAACGGTTTTTCCAAAGAAGTATTCGGCATGGTCGGCATCGTAGGGGGCGTTTTCGTCGCCTCGCACCTCGGCGGCATCATCGGGCACTTCCTCAGCGATACGGTTTTTCATTTCGAAACCGCTACCGCGATCAACCTGATGGGCTTTGTCTTCGCACTGGGGATTTTCTGGCTTCTGATGGTCGCCCTAGGAAGCGGCTTCAAACGCCTCAGCACCCTCAGCGGCCTGGGAACGCTCGACCAGATTCTGGGGTTCGTGGTCGGGAGCAGCAAATTCTTTTTTATCCTCTCCATCATCGTCTACGCCCTTTTCAGCGTTACGGCGATCCGCGAAAATTTCGAGGAGAAGATGGCCCACAGTTTCTTTTACGAACCGATGATGGCGACGGGGAATTTCATCCTCCATATCGAAACCGACGATCTCAAAGCCATCCTTGACGCCAACACCAGCGACGCGAATGCCACCGACGCCAACGCCACCCGCGATGCCAACCAAACCAACGAGGAGCGATAA
- a CDS encoding Fur family transcriptional regulator, which translates to MGSYTDFTERTVEYNKLLSDFKQLLKENGLKFTIQREVILEMLYNSDEHLTPEALHHLIQEKHPDLNTGIATVYRTLSLLEDSDMVTSLSFGAQGKKYELGAKDHHDHLICTQCGTITEFVDDEIEERQKKIAETLGFKMQEHSMQIYGICKTCQDKSKN; encoded by the coding sequence ATGGGTTCTTATACCGATTTTACCGAACGTACGGTCGAGTACAACAAGCTGCTGAGCGATTTCAAGCAGCTCCTTAAAGAAAACGGTCTGAAATTCACGATCCAGCGCGAAGTGATTCTCGAGATGCTGTACAATTCCGACGAACATCTCACTCCCGAAGCGCTGCATCATCTGATCCAGGAGAAGCATCCCGATCTCAATACCGGAATCGCGACCGTTTACCGCACTCTCTCGCTGCTGGAAGATTCGGATATGGTTACCTCGCTCTCGTTCGGGGCACAGGGGAAAAAGTACGAACTCGGGGCCAAAGACCACCACGACCACCTGATCTGTACCCAATGCGGAACGATCACCGAATTCGTCGACGACGAAATCGAAGAACGGCAGAAAAAAATCGCCGAAACGCTGGGTTTTAAAATGCAGGAGCATTCGATGCAGATTTACGGCATCTGCAAAACCTGCCAGGACAAATCCAAAAACTAA